A portion of the Veillonellales bacterium genome contains these proteins:
- the thiH gene encoding 2-iminoacetate synthase ThiH, giving the protein MTTKIDHMTYLPNMEIISSTILDEVLQAHQAYNPDCYTAGQVRQALQKTHLLPDDFAALLSPAALPFLEGMACKAQRATRKQFGNSIYLFTPLYLANYCENHCIYCGFNSHNRIHRARLNSSEIETEMKAIAATGLQEILLLTGESRNMSDVTYIGEACQIARKYFNVVGLEVYPMNTDEYAYLHQCGADYVTVFQETYNSDKYETLHLAGHKRIFPYRFYAQERAILGGMRGVGFGALLGLDDFRKDALATGLHAYLLQRKYPHAEIALSCPRLRPIINNDKINPKDVHEPQLLQIIMAYRLFLPFASITISTRECERFRNSVINLGATKISAGVSVAIGGHQEEAKGDEQFEISDPRSVQEVYNAILAQNLQPVMSDYIYV; this is encoded by the coding sequence ATGACTACAAAAATCGACCACATGACCTATTTACCTAATATGGAGATCATTTCGTCGACCATACTCGACGAAGTCCTCCAAGCGCATCAAGCCTACAATCCGGACTGCTATACGGCCGGCCAGGTACGGCAGGCTCTGCAAAAAACGCATCTTCTTCCCGATGATTTTGCCGCCCTCCTCTCACCGGCCGCCCTCCCTTTTTTAGAAGGAATGGCTTGCAAGGCTCAAAGGGCGACACGGAAACAATTTGGCAACTCCATTTATCTCTTCACCCCCCTCTATTTGGCAAATTATTGCGAAAATCACTGCATTTACTGCGGCTTCAACAGCCATAACCGCATTCACCGCGCCCGCCTCAACAGCAGCGAAATAGAAACGGAAATGAAAGCCATCGCCGCCACGGGTCTCCAGGAAATTCTGCTTCTCACCGGTGAAAGCCGCAACATGTCCGATGTCACCTACATCGGGGAAGCCTGTCAAATCGCCCGTAAATATTTCAACGTCGTCGGCCTTGAGGTCTATCCCATGAACACAGACGAATATGCCTATCTTCATCAATGCGGCGCCGATTACGTTACCGTATTTCAGGAAACCTATAACTCCGACAAATACGAAACCCTTCATTTGGCAGGCCATAAACGGATATTCCCCTATCGCTTCTACGCCCAAGAGCGGGCCATCCTCGGCGGCATGCGCGGCGTAGGCTTTGGCGCACTCCTCGGGCTCGATGACTTCCGCAAAGATGCCTTGGCCACCGGACTCCATGCCTACCTGCTGCAGCGGAAATATCCCCATGCCGAAATCGCCCTTTCCTGCCCACGGCTCCGGCCAATTATCAACAATGATAAGATCAACCCCAAGGACGTCCACGAACCTCAGTTACTGCAAATCATTATGGCCTACCGCCTCTTCCTCCCCTTTGCCAGCATTACCATTTCCACCCGCGAATGTGAGCGTTTCCGGAACAGCGTGATCAACTTGGGCGCTACCAAAATATCGGCGGGTGTCTCGGTTGCCATCGGCGGACATCAAGAAGAAGCCAAGGGCGACGAACAGTTTGAAATTTCTGATCCCCGATCCGTCCAGGAAGTCTATAATGCTATCCTGGCGCAAAATCTCCAACCCGTTATGAGTGACTACATCTATGTATAA
- a CDS encoding thiamine phosphate synthase — protein sequence MYKLLAITSRQLCKEKFLHRLEKIAATKISAIILREKDLPPAAYEQLARQVLPLCQRCNTLCILHTYEDISQRLRWPHIHMPLSRLRQSSVYKGYWKTLGVSVHSVEEAEEAAGLGATYLTAGHIFATACKKNLLPRGTGLLREICQHTVIPVYALGGITPQTITKLRGLPIEGAAIMSALMDCNDPSRYVDTLLASK from the coding sequence ATGTATAAGCTTCTTGCCATTACCAGCCGCCAGCTTTGCAAAGAAAAATTTCTGCACCGCTTGGAAAAAATCGCCGCCACGAAAATAAGCGCCATCATCCTGCGGGAAAAGGATCTTCCCCCCGCCGCCTACGAACAGTTGGCGCGGCAAGTCCTGCCTCTCTGCCAGCGCTGCAATACTCTCTGTATTCTCCACACCTACGAAGACATTAGCCAACGGCTCCGGTGGCCCCATATCCATATGCCCTTGTCTCGCTTGCGGCAAAGCTCCGTATATAAAGGCTATTGGAAAACCTTAGGCGTATCGGTGCACTCTGTGGAAGAAGCGGAAGAAGCAGCCGGCCTCGGTGCTACCTACCTTACAGCAGGACATATCTTTGCCACTGCCTGTAAGAAAAACCTATTGCCCCGGGGTACTGGCTTGCTTCGTGAAATCTGCCAGCACACCGTCATTCCTGTCTATGCCCTTGGCGGCATTACTCCGCAAACAATAACAAAATTACGGGGCCTTCCAATCGAAGGCGCAGCCATCATGTCAGCACTTATGGACTGTAATGATCCCAGCCGGTACGTCGATACCTTGCTGGCCTCTAAGTAA
- a CDS encoding efflux RND transporter periplasmic adaptor subunit has protein sequence MQQFRKPMIIITALVLIGLLAAVIPFFLQRTNQRTPVSVAAAPASTVNKPLRVERTGVAVQATMVPVYSEGSGHVSDVYVITGQAVKAGQPLVKLEITGGGGGEAMAAPSPVSLEASLAAKDEYESALKDYNRYQQLYEQGAIARKKLEAAEARLQAAQAGAGMQSQQDATAAAPVRTSTAVSGPVTIQASIDGTITGNVVTVDSAIQAGQELMAIGSGQEVEIVVPLEQSELYFIQLGSQAVVETAGQELAGQVSGIYPEVKDKQIASFMAHIKLIQPPGEMLTPGMSVTVRIATGQEVAAIAVPPQAVSCDEAGQHFIFLAVKGKAVRQQVVIGEAIGELWEVTAAIPEGSLVITSHVDQLQNGDIVTMAE, from the coding sequence ATGCAGCAATTTCGTAAGCCGATGATAATAATTACAGCATTGGTGCTTATAGGCCTTTTAGCCGCTGTGATTCCATTTTTTCTGCAGCGTACGAATCAGCGGACGCCGGTAAGTGTTGCCGCTGCTCCGGCCAGTACTGTTAATAAACCGTTGCGCGTTGAGCGGACTGGAGTGGCAGTGCAGGCAACGATGGTCCCTGTCTACAGCGAAGGGTCAGGCCATGTCAGCGATGTTTATGTAATCACCGGTCAGGCGGTGAAGGCCGGACAGCCGCTGGTTAAGCTGGAGATCACCGGCGGCGGCGGCGGTGAAGCTATGGCGGCGCCTAGTCCTGTTTCATTAGAAGCTTCTTTGGCAGCGAAGGATGAATATGAAAGTGCACTGAAAGATTATAATCGGTATCAACAGCTTTATGAACAAGGTGCAATCGCCCGTAAAAAGCTGGAGGCGGCAGAAGCGCGTCTGCAAGCGGCTCAAGCAGGCGCAGGCATGCAGAGTCAGCAAGATGCAACGGCGGCAGCGCCTGTTAGAACGAGTACCGCCGTGAGCGGCCCGGTTACGATCCAGGCATCGATTGATGGAACGATTACCGGAAATGTAGTAACCGTTGACAGCGCGATTCAAGCAGGACAAGAACTCATGGCCATTGGCAGTGGGCAAGAAGTTGAGATTGTCGTGCCGCTGGAGCAAAGCGAGCTATATTTTATTCAGCTTGGCTCACAGGCAGTCGTAGAGACAGCGGGACAGGAACTGGCAGGCCAGGTTTCCGGTATTTATCCGGAGGTTAAAGATAAGCAGATTGCGTCGTTTATGGCACATATAAAACTAATACAGCCGCCAGGGGAAATGCTAACACCAGGAATGTCTGTTACCGTACGTATTGCTACCGGACAAGAGGTTGCTGCAATAGCAGTTCCGCCTCAAGCTGTGAGTTGTGACGAAGCAGGGCAGCATTTTATTTTTTTGGCTGTTAAAGGGAAAGCAGTTCGTCAACAAGTTGTTATCGGTGAAGCTATCGGCGAGCTGTGGGAAGTTACCGCCGCTATACCAGAAGGCAGTCTAGTAATAACAAGCCATGTTGATCAGCTTCAAAATGGGGATATCGTTACTATGGCAGAATAA
- a CDS encoding M23 family metallopeptidase → MTYPTETPAAKKAAVSEIPTRFTPRRFFLLCVLLLFVAILFVQLYQPPAIAVQAAAANEAASLQAPPPITPKPLASLAATPSIWPAQGTVTSGFGWRISPFGDGNELHPGIDIAYTMGAPVVATADGEVVVSGPAGGYGNLIQIDHKNGIDTLYGHNSQLAVAVGQQVKKGQVIAYAGSTGKSTGPHVHYEVRVNNTPVDPMKYLVLY, encoded by the coding sequence ATGACGTATCCCACAGAAACTCCGGCCGCAAAAAAAGCAGCCGTTAGCGAAATACCAACCCGCTTCACACCCCGGCGCTTTTTCCTGCTATGTGTGCTTCTCTTATTTGTCGCTATACTCTTTGTCCAATTATACCAGCCGCCGGCGATCGCCGTACAAGCGGCAGCAGCAAATGAAGCTGCCAGTCTCCAAGCGCCGCCCCCGATCACCCCTAAGCCGCTTGCCAGCCTAGCAGCAACACCATCGATTTGGCCTGCCCAAGGAACTGTTACTTCCGGCTTTGGTTGGCGGATTTCACCATTTGGCGACGGCAATGAGCTGCATCCCGGTATTGATATTGCCTATACCATGGGGGCACCGGTAGTGGCCACCGCCGACGGCGAAGTCGTAGTAAGCGGCCCGGCAGGCGGCTATGGCAATTTGATACAAATTGATCACAAAAATGGTATTGACACCCTGTACGGCCACAACTCCCAGTTGGCGGTTGCTGTCGGGCAGCAAGTAAAAAAAGGACAGGTTATTGCCTATGCCGGCAGCACCGGCAAAAGCACCGGTCCCCATGTACATTATGAAGTACGCGTAAATAATACTCCTGTTGATCCGATGAAATATCTTGTACTGTATTAA
- a CDS encoding N-acetylmuramoyl-L-alanine amidase produces the protein MGNIVQGRQVTMEELRQLAADSKEKLLAAAQSVGRDGMLYLHWSAGHYHQHYDDYHISLDDDGIIYVTTDDLSTVLAHTWHRNTGAVGISLACGAFCTANDLGAEPPTDCQIESMARVVAVLSGTLEIPIDVDHVMTHAEAADLDGYGPATTCERWDLAILHNGDEWMSGGNMLRSKAVWYQKNGVEV, from the coding sequence ATGGGTAACATCGTTCAGGGTAGACAAGTAACGATGGAGGAACTGCGGCAATTGGCGGCAGATTCGAAGGAAAAACTTTTGGCCGCCGCACAGTCAGTTGGCCGGGATGGGATGCTATACCTGCATTGGTCAGCCGGCCACTATCACCAGCATTATGATGATTATCATATCAGCCTTGATGACGATGGCATTATTTATGTCACAACAGATGATTTATCCACAGTGCTGGCCCACACCTGGCATCGCAATACCGGGGCGGTTGGTATCAGTCTGGCTTGTGGTGCTTTTTGTACAGCAAACGATTTAGGCGCGGAACCGCCGACAGATTGTCAGATTGAGAGCATGGCCCGGGTGGTTGCGGTGTTGTCGGGAACACTTGAAATTCCGATCGATGTTGATCATGTGATGACTCATGCTGAAGCAGCCGATTTAGATGGCTATGGACCGGCAACAACTTGTGAGCGCTGGGACTTGGCAATATTACACAATGGCGACGAATGGATGAGCGGAGGGAATATGCTGCGCAGCAAGGCGGTTTGGTATCAAAAAAATGGTGTGGAAGTATAG
- a CDS encoding mechanosensitive ion channel family protein, with product MLEILTEIGNRIINGSFKTHLAVYFISLALGIIIIRLIFSKLLKIVAKKTNIAYSLLQQTFRGIPTLLGILIGLYAVMEILTIPPRPLLFLQRLFHSLIILSCTLLIARLASGYLKQKFGKTSGAFASTSILATTIDLSVYTIGILFLLESFGVAISPLLTALGVGGLAVALALQDTLANLFSGINILVAKQIKIDDFVKLSTGEEGHVVDMNWRNTTIKTSTENMVVIPNQKFASSTITNYAQPFAECSIAIPIGVSYESDLDHVEKVTVTVAKEILHEIEGGVNSFEPFVRYCSFAESSINFNVVLRVKTVTDQHLIRHEFIKRLHARYQQEGIIIPFPIKTVKLEQVTPLE from the coding sequence ATGCTTGAAATACTAACTGAAATAGGCAACAGAATCATAAACGGCAGCTTCAAAACGCATTTGGCGGTTTACTTCATTAGTTTAGCGTTAGGCATCATCATAATTCGGCTGATATTTTCCAAACTGCTCAAAATCGTCGCAAAAAAAACCAACATCGCGTATTCCCTGCTGCAGCAAACATTTAGAGGAATACCTACGTTGTTGGGCATTCTTATTGGTCTCTATGCTGTTATGGAAATCCTGACAATTCCGCCACGGCCGCTGCTGTTTCTCCAAAGGCTGTTCCACTCATTAATTATACTGTCCTGCACTCTCCTGATTGCGCGCTTGGCCTCCGGTTATCTTAAACAAAAGTTTGGGAAAACATCCGGCGCCTTTGCTTCGACGTCGATCTTAGCCACAACAATTGACCTGTCCGTTTATACCATTGGCATATTGTTTTTGCTTGAATCGTTTGGAGTCGCAATCTCGCCGCTGCTTACCGCTTTAGGCGTCGGCGGCTTGGCTGTCGCTTTGGCGCTGCAGGACACACTGGCAAATTTATTTTCCGGCATCAATATTCTGGTGGCCAAACAAATCAAAATAGACGATTTCGTTAAACTGTCGACCGGTGAGGAAGGCCATGTTGTGGACATGAACTGGCGCAATACCACAATAAAAACTTCCACTGAGAACATGGTGGTCATACCCAACCAAAAATTTGCTTCCTCCACAATCACCAATTATGCGCAGCCGTTTGCTGAATGTTCCATCGCTATCCCCATAGGAGTCAGTTATGAAAGTGATTTGGATCATGTAGAAAAAGTTACTGTAACGGTTGCAAAAGAAATTCTCCATGAAATTGAGGGAGGCGTCAACAGTTTTGAACCGTTTGTTCGGTACTGCAGTTTTGCCGAATCCAGCATTAACTTCAATGTTGTCCTGCGAGTAAAGACCGTAACGGACCAACACCTCATCCGTCACGAATTCATCAAGAGACTTCATGCACGTTACCAACAGGAAGGAATAATAATTCCGTTTCCAATCAAAACGGTCAAGTTGGAACAGGTAACGCCGCTGGAATAA
- a CDS encoding L-lactate dehydrogenase translates to MTATTNKLVIIGVGHVGSQVLSTAVAHQIASEIALIDIEEGRAMGEALDADHATPFDYNANINVHKGTYQDCADAKVIIMCAGPSIMPGKNLDRLVLASRNAETVKEVMSQIVQYTKDAVIIFITNPLDITTYYAANHFGYPQGKIFGTGTTLETSRLKRILADRYQVAPVSVQAFMLGEHGNSAFPAWSMVNIGGIPAAQLDQYFGMETPLDKEAIGKQVVQVAYDVLNGKGWTNTGIAMGAVRLAKAVMYDERFVGPVSVTFAGEYGIAEKVSLSIPCVIGKNGAEKKLPLNLPEEEVNNLRHCAKTVRAVLDSIHID, encoded by the coding sequence ATGACAGCTACAACTAATAAATTGGTAATTATTGGTGTTGGACATGTGGGGTCTCAGGTCTTGTCGACTGCCGTTGCTCATCAAATCGCATCGGAGATTGCTCTGATTGATATTGAAGAAGGGCGGGCAATGGGGGAAGCATTAGATGCTGACCATGCTACTCCTTTTGACTATAATGCGAACATTAATGTACATAAAGGCACCTACCAGGACTGTGCTGACGCTAAGGTAATCATTATGTGCGCAGGACCTAGCATCATGCCGGGGAAAAATTTGGATCGCCTTGTTTTGGCTAGTCGTAATGCGGAAACTGTTAAGGAGGTTATGAGCCAGATTGTTCAATACACGAAAGACGCTGTAATCATCTTTATTACCAATCCGCTTGATATTACGACCTATTATGCTGCAAATCACTTCGGTTATCCCCAGGGGAAAATATTCGGCACCGGTACAACGCTTGAAACATCCCGCCTCAAACGGATCCTTGCAGATCGTTATCAGGTGGCGCCCGTCAGTGTACAAGCTTTTATGCTGGGCGAACATGGAAATTCTGCTTTTCCGGCGTGGAGTATGGTAAATATAGGCGGCATTCCGGCAGCTCAATTGGATCAATATTTTGGCATGGAAACACCGCTTGATAAAGAAGCTATCGGTAAACAAGTTGTGCAAGTTGCTTACGATGTATTGAACGGCAAAGGTTGGACTAATACGGGTATTGCCATGGGCGCTGTTCGTCTTGCCAAAGCAGTTATGTATGATGAACGCTTTGTGGGGCCGGTTTCCGTTACTTTTGCAGGTGAATATGGCATTGCTGAAAAGGTATCGCTCAGTATTCCTTGTGTTATCGGCAAGAATGGTGCTGAAAAGAAACTTCCGCTGAACTTACCGGAAGAGGAAGTTAATAATTTACGGCATTGTGCTAAAACAGTTCGTGCCGTTTTGGATTCTATTCATATTGATTAA
- a CDS encoding iron-containing alcohol dehydrogenase, with the protein MRFEFYNPVRLIFGQGKIDQIGKLASEQGRKALIVTSGSSGRTGTLQRVINYLREEKMDSVVFDKVKANPLTTMAHEGAALARDEKCDVVVGLGGGSSMDAAKAVAFMAVNEGDVSDYIYGKPGNGALPLVLITTTAGTGSEGNCAGVLTNPETKDKKAIRSPYLYAKASIVDPELFVTLPQRSVSGPGLDALFHSIESYISKKSNPMTEMMALQAVSLLTANLPRVYKNVRDIEAWEKVAWANTLAGMAIDASGTTLPHALEHPISGLLNITHGEGLAAVFPTIMQFTYKAAPQKFAVLAQSMGANTVGMSLEEAAAKSVECIKSILQSVGMTPSLGELGVTEEHLDWLTGNALKTMKANIENNPKVPTKAEIRMIYHRSLTK; encoded by the coding sequence ATGCGATTTGAGTTTTATAATCCTGTTCGGTTGATTTTTGGTCAGGGGAAAATTGATCAGATTGGTAAATTGGCTAGCGAACAGGGAAGGAAAGCCCTTATTGTCACATCGGGCAGTTCCGGGCGGACCGGGACGCTGCAGCGAGTCATAAATTACCTGCGGGAAGAAAAAATGGATTCTGTTGTTTTTGATAAGGTAAAAGCGAATCCACTAACAACGATGGCTCACGAAGGCGCTGCTTTAGCAAGAGATGAAAAGTGTGATGTTGTCGTGGGACTTGGCGGCGGCAGTTCTATGGATGCCGCGAAAGCAGTTGCATTTATGGCGGTTAATGAGGGGGATGTATCCGATTATATTTATGGGAAACCGGGGAATGGCGCACTTCCCTTAGTGCTCATTACAACAACTGCTGGAACGGGCAGCGAAGGTAATTGTGCGGGGGTACTCACGAATCCGGAGACGAAGGATAAAAAGGCAATACGATCACCGTATCTTTATGCAAAAGCTTCAATTGTTGATCCGGAATTGTTTGTGACTTTACCGCAGCGATCTGTTTCAGGGCCGGGGCTGGATGCATTGTTTCACTCGATTGAGTCCTATATTTCAAAAAAAAGTAATCCTATGACTGAAATGATGGCACTGCAGGCAGTCAGCCTATTGACCGCCAATTTGCCGCGGGTTTATAAAAATGTTCGTGATATTGAGGCGTGGGAAAAGGTGGCATGGGCTAATACGCTGGCCGGGATGGCCATTGATGCGAGCGGCACTACTTTACCGCACGCCCTGGAACATCCGATCAGCGGGCTGCTTAATATTACCCATGGTGAAGGATTGGCAGCTGTTTTCCCGACAATTATGCAATTTACCTATAAAGCTGCACCGCAAAAATTTGCCGTTCTGGCCCAGTCCATGGGAGCAAATACTGTCGGAATGTCGCTGGAAGAAGCGGCGGCCAAGAGTGTTGAATGTATAAAAAGTATATTGCAAAGTGTGGGTATGACGCCATCCCTTGGGGAACTTGGCGTGACAGAAGAACACTTGGATTGGCTGACCGGCAATGCCTTGAAAACGATGAAGGCTAATATCGAAAATAATCCGAAAGTGCCCACGAAGGCAGAAATTAGGATGATATATCATAGAAGCTTGACAAAATAG
- a CDS encoding iron-containing alcohol dehydrogenase family protein, translated as MDTYTVNFPSYTIGEHAYAKIREICPRYGKKIVAIGGKIAMAKAKEMILKAVADTELEIVEFIWFGGEAAYENVEKLKGYNSVQTADMIFAIGGGKAIDTCKVLAHAIGKPFFTFPTIASNCASLTSLGVVYHPNGLFRELSFSKIPPVHVFICTKIIAEAPKQFLWAGMGDTFAKYYEATISARNVELDHLNALGVQMSKMCADPIIQYGEKALQDNQRKITSDELERVILAIIVSTGMVSNSVIQDYNGHIAHALYCTIVDLPQIEAKHLHGEVVAYGVLVLLTCDKNDQELERIFKFCKTIGLPTKLADIDVKIEEMDAVLTKTEQSSELARTPYPVTKAMLYDAIVRLEDYNRAHEF; from the coding sequence ATGGATACTTATACAGTTAATTTTCCCAGTTATACGATTGGTGAGCATGCTTATGCTAAAATAAGGGAAATTTGTCCGCGTTATGGTAAAAAAATAGTTGCTATTGGCGGAAAAATTGCAATGGCAAAGGCAAAAGAAATGATTCTAAAAGCCGTGGCCGATACTGAGCTTGAGATTGTAGAATTTATCTGGTTTGGCGGCGAGGCGGCTTATGAAAATGTTGAAAAGTTGAAAGGGTATAACAGCGTTCAGACTGCGGATATGATTTTTGCTATTGGCGGCGGTAAAGCGATAGATACTTGTAAGGTTTTAGCGCATGCGATTGGAAAGCCATTTTTCACTTTTCCGACAATTGCCAGTAATTGTGCTTCTTTAACCAGCCTTGGTGTTGTTTATCATCCGAATGGCTTGTTTAGAGAATTATCATTTTCTAAAATTCCGCCGGTGCATGTTTTTATTTGTACGAAGATTATTGCCGAAGCCCCAAAACAGTTTTTATGGGCAGGTATGGGAGATACTTTTGCAAAATATTATGAAGCTACTATCTCGGCAAGAAATGTTGAACTGGATCATTTGAACGCTCTGGGTGTACAAATGAGTAAAATGTGTGCTGATCCGATTATTCAATACGGCGAAAAAGCTTTGCAGGACAATCAACGTAAAATAACGAGTGATGAACTTGAACGGGTTATTCTGGCGATTATTGTCAGCACGGGCATGGTTTCTAATTCCGTTATACAAGATTATAATGGACATATTGCTCATGCGTTATATTGTACTATCGTTGATTTGCCGCAAATTGAAGCAAAGCATTTACACGGTGAAGTCGTCGCGTATGGTGTCTTAGTATTATTGACTTGTGATAAGAATGATCAGGAATTAGAACGTATCTTTAAATTTTGCAAAACTATCGGGCTGCCGACTAAATTAGCGGATATTGATGTGAAAATTGAAGAGATGGATGCGGTGCTTACGAAGACGGAGCAAAGTTCTGAACTTGCGCGTACACCTTATCCCGTTACGAAAGCAATGCTTTATGATGCAATTGTGAGACTGGAAGATTATAATCGGGCACACGAATTTTGA